A single region of the Marinobacter salinus genome encodes:
- the ftsW gene encoding putative lipid II flippase FtsW, translated as MHTGIAIPDRSQWLGEIKPLPMLVISSVALLVMGVVMISSASMDMATETMGNGYHYVIRQVLFAGMGCVMALVAVNVPVAWWERSGWLLLGVGMLSLILVLTPLGRTVNGSTRWIPFGLFNVQVSEVAKLCLIAYLAGYVVRRREELLNTWLGFFKPLVVLGLASVLLVIQPDFGATVVLVSAAAGMIFLSGVRLSRFVPLIVTLVVLGAVLVLTQPYRLKRVVSYLDPWKDQFDSGYQLTQSLIAFGRGEWGGVGLGNSIQKLFYLPEAHTDFIFAIIAEEFGLLGSLLVLSMFTLLVVSGFVIARRAEKADMPFGACFAYGITLLIGLQATINIAVSTGMLPTKGLTLPLVSYGGSSLMIMCICIGVLARVEMERLDKERLAREKVGPRTRGGASYE; from the coding sequence ATGCATACCGGTATCGCAATACCTGACCGGAGTCAGTGGCTGGGAGAGATCAAGCCCCTGCCCATGCTGGTGATCAGTTCGGTTGCCTTGTTGGTCATGGGGGTCGTGATGATCTCCTCGGCGTCAATGGATATGGCCACGGAGACCATGGGTAACGGTTATCACTATGTCATTCGCCAGGTGTTGTTTGCGGGCATGGGATGCGTCATGGCGCTGGTCGCGGTGAATGTGCCCGTGGCTTGGTGGGAGCGTAGTGGCTGGCTGTTGCTGGGCGTGGGCATGCTGTCCCTGATCCTTGTTCTGACGCCACTTGGGCGCACAGTCAACGGCTCTACGCGCTGGATTCCTTTCGGCCTGTTTAACGTGCAGGTGTCGGAAGTGGCCAAGCTCTGCCTGATTGCCTATCTGGCGGGATATGTTGTGCGTCGCAGGGAAGAGCTTCTGAATACCTGGTTGGGTTTTTTCAAACCTTTGGTGGTGCTTGGGCTTGCCTCGGTTTTGTTGGTGATTCAGCCAGATTTCGGAGCCACTGTTGTTTTGGTGTCTGCCGCAGCCGGCATGATTTTCCTGAGCGGCGTGAGGCTCAGCAGGTTCGTCCCATTGATTGTAACACTGGTGGTTCTGGGCGCGGTCCTGGTGCTGACCCAACCCTACCGTTTGAAACGGGTGGTGAGTTATCTCGATCCCTGGAAGGATCAGTTCGACAGCGGTTACCAGTTAACGCAATCGTTGATCGCATTTGGTCGTGGTGAATGGGGCGGCGTGGGTCTCGGAAACTCAATCCAGAAACTGTTCTATCTGCCCGAAGCCCATACCGACTTCATTTTCGCGATCATTGCGGAGGAATTTGGGCTGCTTGGGTCGCTTCTCGTTCTGTCCATGTTCACGTTACTGGTTGTCAGTGGTTTTGTGATTGCCCGCCGGGCAGAAAAAGCAGACATGCCGTTTGGCGCCTGTTTTGCCTACGGGATCACGTTGCTGATAGGGCTGCAGGCGACGATCAATATTGCAGTCAGTACCGGCATGTTGCCAACCAAGGGATTGACGCTGCCGCTCGTTAGCTACGGCGGGTCCAGTCTGATGATTATGTGTATCTGTATCGGTGTCCTTGCGCGGGTTGAAATGGAGCGGCTCGACAAAGAAAGGCTCGCCCGCGAGAAAGTTGGTCCGCGAACCAGGGGAGGCGCTTCCTATGAGTGA
- the murD gene encoding UDP-N-acetylmuramoyl-L-alanine--D-glutamate ligase, with protein sequence MSVIVSDRRTLVVGLGKTGLSCVRYLSGQGREFAVADSREAPPGLDQLQANWPDVPVYLGEFDADLFATFNELVVSPGISTADPAIVRAAQGGTLIRGDIDLFAEAADAPVIAITGSNGKTTVTTLVGEMAKAAGRKVEVGGNIGTPALDLLGCGADLYVLELSSFQLETTHELNALAATVLNVSDDHMDRYPSKMAYFQAKQRIFRGCQNAIVNLDDALSTPMARDTLRFICFGFHRVNPETFSTREDDAGTWITYGFDNLLLTSELKLMGHHNISNVMAALALGSAADLPMEAMLEVARNFPGLPHRCEFVRRIGDVDYINDSKGTNVGATVAAIDSLVPEHGKLVLIAGGDGKGADFTPLEAPVMLNCRAMVLIGRDAEQVAEVAGTNVKVQFAGTMAEAVSTAASLAQPGDRVLLSPACASFDMFRDYGDRGDQFRRLVEAL encoded by the coding sequence ATGAGTGTCATTGTTTCGGATCGTCGCACACTGGTTGTAGGGCTCGGTAAAACCGGGCTGTCCTGCGTGCGCTACTTATCCGGGCAAGGCAGGGAATTTGCTGTCGCGGACAGCCGGGAAGCACCTCCGGGACTGGATCAGCTGCAGGCCAACTGGCCGGATGTGCCGGTTTACCTGGGTGAGTTTGATGCTGATCTATTCGCGACATTCAACGAGTTGGTGGTCAGTCCCGGTATCAGCACTGCCGATCCGGCTATCGTGCGGGCAGCGCAAGGTGGCACTCTTATTCGAGGTGATATCGACCTGTTTGCTGAGGCTGCTGATGCACCTGTTATCGCGATAACCGGCTCCAACGGCAAGACAACCGTCACCACGTTGGTCGGTGAAATGGCGAAAGCGGCAGGCCGAAAGGTCGAGGTCGGTGGCAATATCGGAACGCCTGCCCTTGATCTGCTTGGCTGCGGTGCCGACCTGTACGTACTTGAGCTGTCCAGCTTCCAGCTGGAAACCACGCATGAGCTGAATGCTCTGGCCGCAACCGTTTTGAACGTGAGCGACGATCATATGGATCGTTATCCGAGCAAGATGGCTTACTTCCAGGCCAAGCAGCGTATTTTCCGGGGCTGTCAAAACGCCATCGTTAATCTGGACGATGCTCTTAGTACGCCCATGGCACGTGACACTCTTCGGTTCATCTGTTTCGGGTTTCACCGGGTCAATCCGGAGACTTTCAGCACCCGCGAGGATGATGCAGGCACTTGGATTACCTATGGCTTCGACAACCTGTTGCTGACCAGTGAGTTGAAGTTGATGGGCCACCACAATATCAGCAATGTCATGGCCGCCCTGGCGCTCGGCTCCGCAGCCGACCTGCCAATGGAGGCCATGCTGGAGGTAGCTCGCAATTTTCCGGGGCTGCCTCACCGCTGTGAGTTTGTCCGCCGAATCGGTGACGTGGACTACATCAACGATTCCAAAGGCACCAATGTAGGGGCTACTGTGGCGGCGATAGACAGTCTTGTTCCTGAACATGGCAAATTGGTACTGATTGCCGGTGGGGATGGCAAAGGCGCGGATTTTACGCCACTTGAGGCCCCTGTGATGTTGAACTGCCGTGCGATGGTGCTGATCGGCCGGGATGCAGAGCAGGTTGCCGAGGTGGCCGGAACAAATGTAAAGGTACAATTCGCCGGCACCATGGCAGAAGCGGTTTCCACTGCGGCCAGCCTGGCGCAGCCCGGAGATCGGGTGTTGCTTTCTCCTGCGTGCGCAAGCTTTGACATGTTCCGTGACTATGGTGATCGCGGCGACCAGTTCCGAAGACTGGTGGAGGCGCTGTGA
- the mraY gene encoding phospho-N-acetylmuramoyl-pentapeptide-transferase — MLLWLTEALSQYFSALTVFQYLTLRGILGTLTALLISLIIGPVMIRKLGQYQIGQAVRDDGPQTHLSKAGTPTMGGALILVAIGVSTLLWADLSSRYVWVTLLVTLLFGAIGWVDDYRKVVERNPRGLPARWKYFWQSVIGAGAAIILFFSAALPQETSLYVPFVKQVSLTLGPVIFILLSYFVIVGSSNAVNLTDGLDGLAIMPTVMVAGALGLFAYLSGHAQFANYLLIPHLPGTGELIVFCGAIVGAGLGFLWFNTYPAQVFMGDVGALALGAALGVVAVIVRQEIVLFIMGGVFVMETVSVILQVASFRLTGRRIFRMAPLHHHFELKGWPEPRVIVRFWVVTVVLVLIGIASLKIR, encoded by the coding sequence ATGCTGCTCTGGCTGACAGAGGCTCTATCACAATATTTCTCCGCTCTGACGGTGTTTCAGTACCTGACCCTGAGAGGGATTCTGGGAACGCTGACTGCGCTCCTGATTTCGCTCATCATCGGGCCGGTAATGATTCGTAAACTGGGGCAGTATCAGATTGGCCAGGCAGTGCGTGATGATGGGCCTCAGACCCACCTTAGCAAGGCCGGTACTCCGACGATGGGGGGCGCGCTGATTCTCGTCGCCATCGGTGTCAGTACGCTGCTCTGGGCCGACCTGAGCAGCCGCTATGTATGGGTGACGCTGCTTGTCACCCTTTTGTTCGGTGCCATTGGCTGGGTAGATGACTATCGCAAAGTAGTGGAGCGGAATCCCCGTGGTCTGCCAGCGCGCTGGAAGTATTTTTGGCAGTCAGTTATTGGTGCCGGAGCTGCCATTATTCTGTTTTTCAGTGCCGCGCTGCCGCAGGAGACTTCCCTGTATGTGCCGTTCGTGAAACAGGTCTCGCTGACGCTTGGACCAGTCATCTTTATTCTGCTCAGTTACTTTGTGATCGTTGGCAGCAGTAATGCCGTTAATTTGACCGATGGCCTGGACGGTCTCGCGATCATGCCCACGGTCATGGTTGCTGGCGCTCTTGGGCTCTTTGCCTACCTTTCCGGCCATGCCCAGTTTGCCAACTACCTGTTGATCCCCCATCTGCCGGGCACTGGTGAACTGATTGTGTTCTGCGGAGCCATCGTGGGAGCCGGTCTGGGTTTCCTTTGGTTCAACACCTACCCGGCCCAGGTTTTCATGGGTGATGTAGGCGCGCTGGCCCTTGGTGCAGCGCTCGGTGTGGTCGCCGTAATTGTGCGACAGGAGATCGTATTGTTCATCATGGGCGGTGTGTTTGTGATGGAAACCGTGTCAGTCATTCTACAGGTGGCGTCTTTCCGTCTGACCGGGCGGAGAATTTTCCGTATGGCGCCCCTGCACCATCATTTTGAGTTGAAAGGCTGGCCGGAACCGCGCGTGATTGTGCGCTTTTGGGTAGTTACCGTTGTTTTGGTCCTGATTGGCATTGCCAGTCTCAAGATACGCTAG
- a CDS encoding UDP-N-acetylmuramoyl-tripeptide--D-alanyl-D-alanine ligase: MMRAFSLGEACRWTGAAGVFPVFDTLLFSGVSTDSRSIGKGQLFVALRGENFDGHRFLQKARDRGAIAAVVDTADDALDLPQLVVEDTIEALAQLAAGNRAESDAQLVAVTGSSGKTTVREMTGAILQQMGATLVTEGNLNNHIGVPLTLFGLAPEHRYGVIELGASGLGEIAHTVAITRPQTVILTNAGSAHLEGFGSYENIVIAKGEIIDGVADDGLVVLNRDDPAFEHWRDRAGERRVVSVSRLGHPEADYIGTRSGADLTVTGPGGWSCTAELALEGEHNISNALLAIAAARDFGADNSAISTGLTAVKPVKGRLQSLDLTPELTVIDDSYNANPASMKAAVGVLAKRSGKRIAVFGAMAELGPDARALHREVGECARDAQIERLLTVGPGCEGYAEGFGESTEMYQTHEQAVDAIIDAKQTPATVLVKGSRSSAMNRVVEGIKEKVNNSCCSG, from the coding sequence ATGATGCGCGCCTTTTCCCTGGGAGAGGCCTGTCGCTGGACCGGGGCAGCCGGTGTTTTTCCGGTTTTCGATACCCTGCTTTTCTCCGGCGTGTCCACCGATTCCCGGTCAATCGGGAAGGGCCAGCTTTTTGTGGCTCTTCGTGGTGAGAATTTTGATGGGCATCGGTTTCTGCAGAAAGCGCGGGACCGTGGTGCTATCGCGGCGGTCGTGGACACCGCTGATGATGCTTTGGACCTGCCCCAACTGGTCGTTGAAGACACCATTGAGGCGCTGGCGCAGCTGGCGGCCGGCAATCGTGCAGAGAGCGATGCGCAGCTGGTTGCGGTTACCGGCAGTAGCGGTAAAACCACGGTGCGGGAAATGACGGGTGCGATCCTGCAGCAGATGGGGGCGACGCTAGTCACCGAGGGAAATCTGAACAACCACATCGGTGTACCTCTGACTCTTTTTGGTCTGGCGCCGGAGCATCGCTATGGCGTCATTGAACTCGGTGCCAGTGGCTTGGGCGAGATTGCCCATACGGTGGCGATTACCAGGCCCCAGACAGTGATTCTGACTAACGCCGGTTCTGCGCATCTGGAGGGCTTTGGCAGCTACGAGAATATTGTTATCGCAAAGGGTGAGATTATCGACGGCGTGGCAGACGATGGTCTGGTCGTGCTTAACCGGGATGATCCGGCCTTTGAGCATTGGCGAGATCGTGCCGGGGAGAGGCGCGTTGTGAGTGTCAGCAGACTGGGCCACCCTGAAGCGGACTACATCGGGACCAGATCCGGAGCTGACCTGACGGTAACCGGACCCGGAGGCTGGTCTTGCACTGCGGAGCTGGCTCTGGAAGGAGAGCACAACATCAGCAATGCGCTGCTTGCTATCGCCGCGGCCCGGGATTTCGGGGCCGATAATAGTGCAATCTCGACTGGTTTGACTGCGGTCAAGCCGGTCAAGGGGCGGCTTCAGAGTCTGGATCTGACCCCTGAGCTGACGGTGATCGACGATAGTTATAACGCCAATCCTGCTTCCATGAAAGCGGCAGTAGGCGTTCTCGCAAAGAGGTCCGGAAAGCGAATTGCCGTTTTCGGTGCCATGGCAGAACTAGGGCCCGATGCGCGTGCTTTGCACCGGGAAGTGGGCGAGTGTGCCCGGGATGCGCAAATCGAACGACTGCTGACTGTTGGTCCAGGGTGTGAAGGCTACGCGGAAGGCTTTGGTGAAAGTACGGAGATGTACCAGACCCACGAACAGGCTGTTGACGCAATCATTGATGCCAAACAGACACCCGCAACCGTGTTGGTGAAAGGTTCTCGCAGTTCTGCCATGAATCGCGTGGTGGAGGGAATTAAAGAAAAGGTGAATAACTCATGCTGCTCTGGCTGA
- a CDS encoding UDP-N-acetylmuramoyl-L-alanyl-D-glutamate--2,6-diaminopimelate ligase has protein sequence MCMTSLSTLLQGIATVPSVFDVTIHGLKTDSRDVNSGDAFAALSGATTPADFYVDSAIKAGATVVLLDSDVPGECSEHHGALIVPVAGLRAQLGKIADRFFEHPSQRLRLIGVTGTNGKTSVCQYIATLLKETGTPCGVLGTVGYGMPGALQPSTHTTPDVVQVNRVLSRILSQGGRAAVMEVSSHALDQGRVDSLVMTAGVFTNLTRDHLDYHGSMEAYGEAKARLFEREELHFSVINFDDPFGRQLFGQLEGQCDRVRYSLHEAQTELWLKDFSPTDSGFDATVDGQWGKFDISVPLMGSFNASNVLAAMATVLTLGVPVDRVQRAASQLVPPPGRLEKFSSADGVRVVVDYAHTPDALASALAALRPHVAGRLICVFGCGGDRDSGKRPEMAREAEKLADVVIVTDDNPRSEDPVGIVRDIIAGFSVPERVVIVHDRAEAIAAAIQSACAEDLVLVAGKGHETYQEVAGQRFPFSDAEQVRHGLNLNGGVA, from the coding sequence ATGTGTATGACATCTCTCAGTACGTTGTTACAGGGTATTGCTACAGTGCCGTCCGTGTTTGACGTGACCATTCATGGGCTCAAGACAGATAGCCGGGACGTGAATTCGGGGGATGCATTTGCCGCCCTGTCGGGTGCGACAACGCCAGCAGACTTCTATGTGGACAGCGCCATCAAAGCGGGTGCTACGGTAGTGCTGCTTGACTCCGATGTTCCCGGCGAATGCTCTGAGCACCATGGCGCTTTGATCGTGCCGGTGGCTGGGTTGAGAGCGCAGCTTGGCAAGATCGCCGATCGGTTCTTCGAACATCCGTCCCAGCGGTTGCGCCTGATAGGTGTAACCGGAACCAACGGCAAAACGTCAGTTTGTCAGTACATCGCCACTCTCCTGAAAGAAACGGGAACGCCCTGCGGTGTTTTGGGTACCGTAGGATATGGCATGCCTGGTGCGCTGCAGCCCTCGACGCACACAACGCCGGACGTGGTTCAGGTGAATCGTGTGTTGTCACGGATCCTTTCGCAAGGTGGTCGGGCCGCTGTTATGGAAGTGTCATCCCACGCGCTTGACCAGGGACGCGTGGATAGCCTGGTTATGACTGCTGGCGTGTTCACCAATTTGACCCGGGACCACCTCGACTACCACGGTTCGATGGAAGCCTATGGTGAAGCCAAGGCAAGGCTGTTCGAGCGCGAAGAGCTTCACTTTTCCGTGATCAACTTCGACGACCCGTTTGGGCGTCAGTTGTTTGGCCAGCTTGAGGGGCAGTGCGATCGGGTACGTTACAGCCTTCATGAAGCCCAGACGGAACTCTGGCTGAAAGACTTCAGCCCGACAGACAGTGGTTTTGATGCGACAGTAGATGGCCAGTGGGGCAAATTTGATATTTCTGTGCCGTTGATGGGCAGCTTCAATGCAAGCAACGTGCTTGCCGCCATGGCGACGGTACTTACCTTGGGGGTCCCTGTTGATAGGGTGCAGCGAGCGGCGAGCCAGTTGGTGCCCCCTCCCGGCCGCCTCGAAAAATTCAGCAGCGCAGATGGCGTTCGGGTTGTCGTTGATTATGCCCATACGCCGGACGCGCTTGCCAGCGCTCTTGCTGCTTTGAGACCCCATGTTGCCGGGCGCTTGATCTGCGTGTTCGGCTGCGGTGGTGACCGCGATAGCGGCAAGCGTCCGGAGATGGCCCGGGAAGCGGAAAAGCTTGCCGATGTGGTGATCGTTACTGACGACAACCCTCGAAGTGAAGATCCGGTCGGGATTGTTCGGGACATCATTGCCGGGTTTTCCGTGCCGGAACGGGTTGTCATTGTTCATGACCGTGCTGAGGCTATTGCCGCCGCAATTCAGTCCGCCTGTGCCGAGGATCTTGTGCTGGTGGCAGGCAAAGGCCATGAAACCTATCAGGAAGTGGCTGGCCAGAGATTCCCTTTCAGCGATGCAGAGCAGGTTCGCCATGGCTTGAACCTGAACGGGGGTGTGGCATGA